A part of Terriglobus roseus genomic DNA contains:
- a CDS encoding Hsp70 family protein — MASLDTSPVVGIDFGTTNSSVALALPDGSLQFVEFPFAGALTRSSRSVLYMQKKIGVGKPASVWSGPEAIERYLATDNFEDEVQGRLIQSLKSYLAARSFNGTEIFGRHYRVEDLVAKMVGDLRRRASVELGFEVTRAVVGRPVAFVSADNDSDNAFAEERLRASLLQAGFTDVRFAMEPIAAAHTYAEGIQREETVLIGDFGGGTTDFSLLRVSPTERTVLGTTGVGLAGDAFDAKIVHYLVSPALGSDSMARSLNKVLPALPAWVYANLERWHTLSFLRTRQVMEMLRTTQKRALEPEKIAALIAVVEHDLGYRLHQAVQRVKIDLSSQDATEFVLETDAVSLREAVTRAEFEGWIAPELERMERSLDDVLQKTGVAVAQVDRVFLTGGTSLVPAVRRVFASRFGEERVVSGEAFTSVAHGLALMAANKDA; from the coding sequence CCATTCGCCGGTGCGCTGACGCGGTCTTCTCGGTCGGTGCTGTACATGCAGAAGAAAATCGGCGTGGGCAAACCTGCCTCTGTGTGGAGTGGGCCGGAGGCGATTGAACGCTATCTTGCCACGGACAACTTTGAGGATGAGGTGCAGGGGCGGCTTATTCAGTCGCTGAAGAGCTATCTGGCTGCACGGTCGTTCAATGGTACGGAGATCTTCGGGCGGCATTACCGCGTGGAAGATCTTGTGGCGAAGATGGTGGGCGATCTGCGTCGTCGCGCCAGTGTTGAGCTTGGATTTGAAGTAACGCGCGCAGTTGTTGGGCGACCTGTCGCTTTTGTTAGTGCAGACAACGATAGCGACAACGCATTTGCCGAAGAGCGACTACGGGCTTCGCTGCTGCAGGCTGGCTTTACCGATGTGCGATTTGCGATGGAGCCGATCGCTGCGGCGCACACGTACGCGGAAGGTATCCAGCGGGAAGAAACTGTCCTGATTGGTGACTTCGGTGGCGGCACGACGGACTTCTCGTTGTTGCGTGTTTCGCCTACGGAGCGCACAGTGCTCGGCACGACTGGTGTAGGGCTTGCGGGCGATGCGTTCGATGCGAAGATTGTGCATTATCTTGTTTCACCTGCGCTGGGATCGGATTCGATGGCGCGGTCGTTGAACAAGGTATTGCCTGCTTTACCAGCGTGGGTCTATGCGAATCTGGAACGCTGGCATACGCTGTCGTTCCTGCGGACGCGGCAGGTGATGGAAATGCTACGCACCACGCAGAAGCGCGCTCTGGAACCGGAAAAGATTGCTGCGTTGATTGCCGTGGTGGAGCATGATCTTGGCTATCGTCTGCATCAGGCTGTGCAGCGCGTGAAGATCGATCTGTCTTCACAGGACGCTACGGAGTTTGTGCTGGAGACAGACGCTGTCTCACTTCGCGAGGCGGTAACGCGCGCTGAGTTTGAAGGATGGATTGCACCGGAGTTGGAGCGGATGGAACGTTCCCTAGATGACGTATTGCAGAAGACCGGTGTTGCAGTTGCGCAGGTGGATCGCGTGTTTCTTACGGGTGGAACTTCGCTGGTGCCAGCGGTGCGACGCGTGTTTGCTTCGAGGTTTGGTGAAGAACGCGTGGTGAGCGGCGAGGCATTTACGTCTGTGGCGCACGGACTGGCGCTAATGGCCGCCAACAAGGACGCGTAG